CTTTAGCTGTCGGAGATTACGGTAGAATAACGTGGTCGGAATATTCTGAAAGTATATTCCGAAGTCAATGTCGTTGCTATGTAGCGAATCGAATATAGTCTTTTGTGGATACctgaaaatcaaattaaattggTTACAATAATGAGAAAAATGGTAATTTATGCTacttttggtaaaacaattattattctttaagtccaaaattagaaaaaattattatactaaTTCTATTACTAAGCTATTTGAAGAAAGAGTTTGATAATGTACCCTTGAGCAAGTTGTTTCTTGACATGACTTGTTGAGCCATGTGATGTAGCCGAATAAACAAATAACCGGTTCGGTTGAGTCGGACCAGGAATCGAAGAAAACCAACGGTCAAACACCGCAAATTCTTTAACCAGCTCAGCGTAAACCGGTACAGATTCAGGCTTAAAGCCTTTCATCACAGTCTCCGACAAGTTCCCCGGCATGGAGAGCGCTTGCTCGACGAAACCCATCATCGAAGGGATCTGACCCGACCCGGACCCGGATCCGAAAACCTGTTGCTCAACAGCTTCGAACGAATGACCCGGATCCGGATCCACAAACTCAGCGTCACTAGAGAAACATATGGTTTTTGTAGAGTTTGGAACCGGGTTGCATTCTTGACCCGTTACACCGTTTATCGTCGGGTTAACTGATTTCTTCATCCATCCCAAGAGGTGGTCGAAAGATCGGTTCTCTAATACTAGAACGACGACGGTTTTGATTTGTGATTCCCATTGATGAGATCCTTGGGTTGGTATGAGAAGACAATAGAGTGTGAGTAAGTGTGAGAAAGTTAAAGAAAATCTTGAAACTGATGATGGTTTCATTTCATGAATGCGTTTAGGCTTTTCTTTTGTGAAGGATTTGATTCTGTGGTTTTGTTTTGCCTTAAAGATTGGTTTCTTGAAAGAACATAAAAGAAAGTGGTGGAGATAATTGTCTTGtctctttgaaaaaaaaaaaaaaaaaagagaaaagtgaaaggaaaaaaacaaaagaattataaaGGTTTTGGGTAAATGTGAAGTGTAGAGAGCAAGAAGCAAGAAAAGCTATGGTGTATAGTTACTGCTTTTTATATTTGTTGCCACTACTACTGGCTTTGATTTTAGGTGGGCTCGATTTGTAAAAGAAGATTCTGTTCTCACTgcaaaaatataacttaaaactcGAGATTTTTAGATTTACTCGGTCAATGAAATTCCGAAATATAGgctgattttattatttgtagCTAAACTTTGGAAATACATATGCACGTGAAGACATGGCTTTGAGAAAACCACAGGGTTTGATGTTGTTTTCTTATAGATGTTTTACAAGTGGATTCCTAGAGTTGTAAATAGTTTACTAGTTGTGAGATCCTgacaaatgtatatattataacttttatttatctattttggaTCCAGCTACAATCAATCTATACTAATTTGTATAATGGAATGATCTGATGTGAAAAGCTAATTTAGGACTGTATTGTATAAATTCTCTGCACCGAGAGTCTTGAGAGAATGAGAATGTAGTTTAAAGTTTTGAATACAGTATGTTTTACCAATAAAGAGTCATCATTATGCTAGGTACTTTTGTCTAATGTGTCCCACTTATCTTCcattaaggaaaataaataatttgggAAACCctttatcaaaaatttaaaaaaacaaaaaaacttgggAGTTTAAAACAACTACAAATATTTAGTGCTTTTGTTTttcatacccaaaaaaaatattgtttgtgCTTTTCCATACCCAAAAAAATGTTTAGTGCTTTTAAATTCTCAGCACCTATTTGCTAGATGgtggtatttttattttgtgacattaGAAGATGTTGAAGGAACAACTACATTTCTTTGCTCTTATGGTCTTATGATTCCTGTACTACAAGAGAGTGAAAAGTGAAGCCAAAAAGATAAAGataacaagaagaaagaaacaagggactgaaactgaaaaaaatcGCCAATAAGCTCACCAGTCACCACCAAGCAGCTTGCCCAGTAGTGTGAACTGCTCATAGCAATCAACTAGATTTGGTCGTGTAAACAGTACacattgttaatttgttatcatATTGATATGGTCGTAAAGCTTTTAAGTTTGTCTTTTAaccaattttcaaaataaaatttatctcTCTCGTTTACAGTTTCCCGAACAGGAGAGAAGTATAGGTGATAGGTCAGTGACTCGGTGCAAGACTGCAAAGTGGATTGGAGGATATTGAAAAAGAGTTATCCATCTTGGCAGTTGGcaacaagcaacaaaaaaatgtatgattGGGCCTGATTTGAGAAGACTAAACTGAATTAGATCCTAAGTGAGCCCATTTCAATTTTAACCGGCGACACATTAACTGTCACATTAGTCACGCACGGACTCACGTGTCACATCCATCGATAACAACGTCTCCGCACGTGACATCGCCACCGgccgtttcttttttttacacacCGCACGAGgaagtttttggtttcttcaaaaaaaaagaaaaaccaacctAAAACTCTCAAAACCATTTTCTCTCTTATAACTTTCTCTGATACATAgatttctctctctgtctctctagtGGGAGAAAAGTATGGCGGATTGGGGACCTGTAGTGATCGCTGTGATACTGTTCGTGCTTCTGACACCGGGACTTCTCTTTCAGATTCCGGCGAGAGGTCGTGTCGTCGAATTCGGGAATATGCAGACTAGTGGTGCGTCCATTCTCGTCCACACCATCATTTTCTTCGGTCTCATCACCATCTTTACCATCGCCATTCGTCTCCACATTTACACCGGTTAATTCGTAATTTCCCCCGGACCCGGTTGGTTcgtgtttatgtttttccatttttaaacTGCTTCCtatcttttttgtatttgtttatatattttgtttctgtgTCTGGTGTTAAAGAAACATGTGAATCTATCTGAATATCTCAATGTGATGCATAAAACTATTTCCAAACTGttctgtttgattttgattttgatttttgtggcTCTGTTCGGTTTTTGGTTTAACTTGGTTGGTTTTGGGTTAGTCGTTTAATGAGGAGGGTTTATAAGAAAGACGGGCTTTAATGGGCCAAAATATGGCCCATCTGGAAGAAGTGAGTCCTTTATTATAGCCTCAGACCGACCTGAGGCGGTTCTATCTTATTAAGATTCTCATGTGATGTGATTGAACGTTGAAGTACACAGTTACGCACACCTGTAAAGATGTTTCTCACTGCGTACGATGTATAACTTGCAAAGCGAGTCAGTCCCGTTAATGCGTGTCAGTAAAGCGCGTCGACACCACTCGAACACACACAAATGTTTCCTTCCATTAGCTCATTGTAAATTGCAGCGTGTGGCATTAAACAATGTTTCTACTTTTTCCAAGAAACGTTATTGagaatcaagattttttttttgtcaattggTATTATATTGATATTGGAAGTTTTGAAACTTccttctttacaaaaaaacacagacacACTTTCAAAAGGTCATACACCCAGCCCTTTTCACATGGTTTCCCTTTACTTTTTACAAGTCCCACTGATACATTAGTGCAAACCTATACAAAAAATGGCTACATTACTCTAACCataaaaacttaaattcaaTCTGAGGACAATCTCTTATCTGTggtaaataaattttgtaatcaCTGAGGATACTCCATCGCCACATACGATTGCACTCGACAGTCTTATGTGATATTTTGCGCTATCATAACAGCCTTTCTGTTTGAAGATGAGTTTTCCAAAaagaatttagtatttttaaaaccCCTCCTCAATCGACTTACCTCATTCGATTGGTATTGAAATGATGGCCACAATGCAGGTTTTGTAGTCACCTTGACTAGAACCTGATCCTGCAATTCAAAAACCACATTCTCTAATTTGTGGCTTATCATGCTTTCCATAGCCCACAAGAGCCCTTTGAAATGAGCTTCTTGTTTATCATTAACAAAAGCCATAGCTCTTCTGCTATGCAACAACACAATGCCTTCATGGTCCTAGTAGCTTGTTTCTATAGAAGAGAGATATGACTTAGGGACTATTGTGTAATTAGTTATTACTAAACCCTAATGtttaacactatatatattgtacatgtTTCATATCAATAAGAGTAGCACTTCTTACATGGTAGCAGAGCGGCAAGATCCAAAgacctaaataaaaaaaaataaaaataaaacaattcccGCCGTCTGCTATTTTCTTTCTCCtattcttctcctttgttcctctATTTCTTCCTTACCACGTTTTCTCACCATGGCTGCTTCTCAAAATGACATCATTGACATCTCGGCTTCCTCTCAACTCCACAATGTCAATATGTCGAACGTGACTAAACTCACGGCCTCGAACTTTTTGATGTGGGATCGTCAAGTTCGTGCTCTGTTAGCTGGTTATGGGCTTGCCAGCTATCTTGATAGCACCGTCGCTCCGCCGTATCCCACCATTCAAGTCAATGACGTCTCCAAAGAGAATCCGAAATATGTTCTTTGGCAGCGACAAGATCAGCTTCTCTACTCTAGTCTCTTGGGTGCCATCTCCATTGATGTTCATCCGATCTTATCCAAAGTGGACACCTCTGCTCAGATTTGGCAGATTCTCTCCTCTACGTATGCTAAACCAAGTTGGGGCCACATCAAACAAATCCGGGAACAAATCAAGCAATGGAAGAAAGGCACCAGAATTGTCGATAAACTGAAAAAGATGGATGCCAAGTTGAAGATGCCAAGAGCTAAGATCGGTTTTCGGAGATGGTGTAGCCGAGAAAGCAGCAATGGAGTTGCGGTGCATCGGCCACTCATACAATTTGTTTCTAGTTCGACCTTGGAGTAACTTGACCCCCGTGCGCAGATCTTTCACCTGAAAACAAGCAGGAAAGAATGCCACTGAGACTTGGTTATCATTACACAAACGATAAACCGAAATTAAACTCTTGCAAACATCCGGAACATATAAGATATCTTTTAAAGCTAAAGAGCGAGGTGGTGTAGGGAGTAAGGTGGAACCCGTATGTGTGATCTGGAGACCAGAACCATCAGCAATCTGCACCTTTTCTCCACCAGTATATGGTTGATGGAGTGATAGATTAGACAGATCAGAAGTTAAGTGATGGGTAGCACCTGAATCCAGCACCCAGTTCGCATGATTGTACGGAGGAATGGTCGCAACGTTCGCACGAGGCTGCCACTGCATGGGCTGAGAGGACGAGGACTGATTATTTCCACCGGAGGGTTGGTAGTTGCCGCCGGAGGATAATTGAGAGCATCGTCGCACACTGTGGCCAAACACCCCACAGAGTTGACAATGACCTTGATAGCCCCGACCTTGTGATCCACGTCCTTGAGAGTGATTGGAATGTCCCCGTGGAGTGAAACGGTGTTGGTTGCGAGAAGAGTTGTGATTGCCAGAGGACTTATGAAACGCAGCATTGGCAGTCATCGGTATCGAGGATGAGACAGAGACTTGCATTTGGAGCTTCAACTCAAAGTTAATGAGTTTCTCATGAAGCTCGGTTAAAGAGGGTGGAGAGTCACGTCCATCGATCTGGTCAATAACAGGCTTATAATCCTCACGAAGCCCGCCGAGAATGTAGTCGATCAGTGGCGGTGTTGGAGAAGGATTGATGGGTTGTGAAACGGTTTCGGTGATTGATGGAGTTGGTGATGTAGTTGGTGAGGAAGAAGTGGATGTCGAAGGCGTAGAAGGAGATGGAAGTGATAATGGGCTTGGTATTGGGCTTGTGGATATTGGACTGGTGGAAGAGTGATCGGTGGAAGTTGTTGGTCTTGGGCTTAGGTGGGCTTCATTGTTGGACATGTCATGAGCATGTTTGGTGCGTGTCTCATGAGCAATATCAACCGACAAAGAAGACTGCGGTACCGATGGGGACGACGATGGTGACAATGGTGTCGTAGGTGGTGACGGCAAAGCTGTTGGTGACATTggagttgaagatgatgatgatgatggagccGGAGATGGTGACAGCGGAGCTGACGTTGATGTCGGTGAGTGAAGAACATTGCACGGGGGTTGAGGCATAACTGGAGACGAACTAGGGAATTGTATGAGTGGTGTGGAGCTTGGTGCCGGCATGGGAGTAGGAGAGGACGGGGTGGCAAATGGAAAACTTGCCTCTACGAATTGGACGTGTCGAGACGTATAAAGCCGGCCATTTGTGACATCAAGGCACAAGTACGCAATTTGCGTTAGAGAATACCCGAGAAACACAAGGAGTGGAGCAAGACTCGAGTTTGTTGTGACGGTACGGACGCAGCCACGGgtaacaaacacaaaacaaccaCCCTATGAAAACCCgatccaaaaataacatcaccAAACCTAAACAAAAGTTCAGTCTCACTGCTACCTCTCATCCGCTTATCCCGACGACGGTGGTACAAGCTTTGAAGGATCCACGGTGGCGTAATGCAATGGTGGAAGAAATAAATGCACAGATACGTGAACACACATGGGACTTGGAGCCTCCTCAATCTTCCCAGAATGTCATCACATGTAAGTGGATTTTCACCATAAAGTACAAGCCTGATGGTTCCGTAGACAGGTACAAGGCCAGATTGGTTGCTCGCGGGTCTCATCAACAATACGGTATTGATTACTCCGAAACGTTTAGTCCTGTCATCAAAACCACGACTATCCGTCTTGTTCTCGAGACCGCTATACACAAAAATTGGGCAATTCAACAGGTCGACATCGACAACGCCTTCCTCCAAGGCACCTTAGACAACGAGGTATACGTCTCTCAGCCTTCACGTTTTGTTGACAGCGATCGTCCCCATCATGTGTGTCGTCTGCGGAAAGCTTTATACGGCTTGAAGCAGGTTCCACGAGCGTGGTACCAGGAACTCCGGAAGTTTCTTGTCGACTCGGGGTTTAAGACCTCGTTGGCGGATAACTCTCTCTTCATGctagtatatgtggatgatattaTCCTTGCAGGTCCACCTTCATTGGTTCAAGCGTTTCATGCATCCCTAGCTCGACGTTTTTCCCTTAAAGATCTCGGGCCACTAAGTTACTTCCTTGGTATTGAAGCAACCAGAACATCTACCGGTCTCCACTTAATGCAACACAAGTATATCACTGATCTTCTCATCAAGACGAACATGCTTGAGGCACATCCTGTTCCCACACCGATGACTGCCTCTTCGCAACTCACAATTCTCTATGGTACACCTCTTGCGGATGTCACGAAGTATAGGATGGTTGTGGGAAGCCTTCAATATTTAGCCTTCACACGTCCTGACATTGCTTTTCCGGTTAATCGTCTCTCACAATTCATGAACAAGCCGACAAATGAGCATTGGCAAGCCGCGAAAAGAGTTCTTCGTTATCTTGTTGGGATGCGTGACCTTGGCATCTTCTTACGTCGTGATGCTCCCCTCATCGTTCATGCCTTTTCCGATGCTGATTGGGGTCGCGACAAGACAAATTATGTATCCACCAATGCGTATCTCATCTATTTTGGGGGCAGTCCTATCTCATGGTCATCAAAGAAGCAGCGAAGTGTCTCACGATTCTCTACCGAAGCTGAGTATCGGGCTGTCGCGAACACCGCATCAGAGTTACAATGGATTTGCTCGTTGTTGACTGAAATGGGAATCACACTGCCTACTCCTCCAGTTATATATTGTGACAATATGGGAGCTATGTACCTCTGCGCCAATCCTATCTTTCACTCAAAGATGAAACATGTTGCCATTGATTACCACTTTGTAAGGGAGAACATTCAATCCAGGACATTGCGTGTTGCTCACATCTCCGGCGACGATCAACTTGCGGATGCTCTTACGAAACCTCTCCCTCCTGCTCATTTTGTTGATCTAAACTGCAAGATTGGAGTCAAGAAActgcctccatcttgagggggcgtatagAAGAGAGATATGACGTAGGAACTATTGTGTAATTAGTTATTACTAAACCCTAATGtttaacactatatatattgtacatgtTTCATATCAATAAGAGTAGCACTTCTTACAGTTTCTAGCCGACCAAGAAATTCCTATATTACATTTCAACCAATTTCTAGCCGGTCTTTTCCACCCAATCTCCCTTGGTGTTATTCTCGCTTCACTTCCTCGTGGGTATTCCCCTGCCTCACTGACtacttcttcatcctcctcctctgaGTCCTGTTGAGCTTCAATCCATTCCTTCCAGTCCTCCTGGCTTTTAGTGATCAAATCTTGTGGAGAAAAACTTTTACCTTCAAAAGCCACCAAGTTTTGATTCTTCTAAATTCTCCACATCACCCAGGGGAAAGTTTTTCTTAACTGCTCCGGCCAGGTAGGAGTCTTCATATTCAATAAGAAGTAATGAATATTTGAAAACACTTATCCATTGTGGAATCCTAGCTCCGGAGAAGGAATCTCCGATATCGCCCAAATCTGGCGAGATAAAGAACAAGTGAACAGAACATGATTTATCGTTTCTTTTTCCCCTCCACAGATTTGGCATGAATTGTCATTGCTCATACCTCTTCCACTCAAAGCATCCGCTACCGGTAATGCACCACTAAGGACTTTCCAGAGAAAAACCTTAATCTTCGGATCTGTCTGTAATCCCCATACTTGTGCTTTTAATGGATTTGTGGAGGGCTGCACATTTGCTTCATCCCTTACCGAAGGATTTAATGACTGTGAAGCCAACCAGTACGCCGACTTTACTGAGAAGTCTCCACTTTTATTGTACTTCCAAGAGTAGAAATCCTCTATCTCTATTACTGGCTTTATCCTTTGAATTCTCTCTATATCACCCCGTAGAAAGTGATAAGCCAAAGCTTCTGCATCCCATGTTCTATTCCTCCTATCTAACAACTCAGAGACTCTGAAGTCCAGGTTGAAGACATTGTTTCTTCTCCAAGGCGGACGCAAACCATCATCATCTACCCAGTTATCTAACCAGACTCTGATTGTTTTCCCATTCCCTTGTTGAGAATCAAGATAAAAATGTAACtatttcaagaaaattaaaaattcatgCCACAATTACTTACTtacaaaaagttgaaaaaaaaagagttgatttGGATACAACGAAGGACGTTATATTCGATGTGTTCTCTCTCCCATCTTTacttttattgactttttttatttttatttttatgtttgatgtaaaaaatataaaaaaaataaagaaaaaggacatatattttcttcaacCCTACCAAgacaaacacataaacaagtgTAGAGAGAccagagagaggagagagcttcttcttcttcatcatcatcttccggACCACTGGGCACCCACTCTACAAGCCTTCCTCTTGTAAGTTTCTCCCTCCCCcaattactctgttttcttcttgtttccacattctttaaaacaaaacagagatttttagggttttcaagaTCGATCTCGTTTGATGTCGAAACTCACTGTCTCTTTGATTACaacaaacatacataaaagaatCAAACATGCAAATCACAATTATGATGAATAAGAGATTAACTTTATAAAGGAATCAAATTTGGGGAGAAAAAGTAATGGAATTGAGTTGCATTGTCGAAAAATCAAAAGCAGATCatgtttttttgattaattgatgtcaatttttgatttgtaaccctaagaaaaggaaacaagatGGGGAGCACGGTGATTTTGAGCTCAGATGATGAAGATTCAGATATCAGTGAATCTGAAATGGATGAGTACGGAGacaaaatgtacttaaatcTAAAAGGTGGGAAGCTGAAAGTGAAACTCTCTCCTCAAGCTTTTCTTTGTCCTTACTGTCCAAACAAGAAGAAACCGAGTTTTCAGTACAAAGATCTACTTCAGCATGCTTCTGGAGTTGGTAATAGCAATTCTGAGAAAAGAAGTGCCAAGGAGAAAGCAAGCCACCTTGCTCTTGTCAAGTACCTTCAACAAGATCTTGCTGATTCAGCTTCAGATGCAGCAGAGCCTTCCGCTAAGCGCCGG
The Camelina sativa cultivar DH55 chromosome 6, Cs, whole genome shotgun sequence genome window above contains:
- the LOC104791080 gene encoding uncharacterized protein LOC104791080 — its product is MADWGPVVIAVILFVLLTPGLLFQIPARGRVVEFGNMQTSGASILVHTIIFFGLITIFTIAIRLHIYTG